A stretch of Oncorhynchus mykiss isolate Arlee chromosome 12, USDA_OmykA_1.1, whole genome shotgun sequence DNA encodes these proteins:
- the LOC110537140 gene encoding G-protein coupled receptor-associated protein LMBRD2B — MSGAALGIEIVVVFFLALFLLHRYADFRKQQRMVLFGTLLAWYLCFLIVFILPLDISTTIYKQCKIDHEEHASVSLVTALISNQTAGNSTTATPTKSVPKVCYKPWSYIPDGIMPVFWRVVYWTSQCLTWLLLPFMQSYARSGGFSITGKIKTALIENAIYYGTYLLIFGSLLIYVAVHPQWHLSWYELQTIGITAANTWGLFLLVLLLGYGLVEIPRSYWNASRQGHLLIKTYFKAAKLMTEKADAEENLEDVMEEVRKVQESIKYNHPLRKYIDTILRKCPVEYQEKMGRNMDDYEDFDDKQNTYPSEKNLVKLHKQVIYAVQRHNRTHVQWQILLQQAMHLEDVAKNETSSAHQFVHSFPSTEPTSWLSPYTPTVEWYWECLLRQWFYRLLAVLLSLFSVGVVWSECTFFSTRPVLSLFAVFIQLAERDYNYLYIEMACFITIFFLCTCVYSTVFRIRVFNYYYLASHHQTDAYSLQFSGMLFCRLTPPLCLNFLGLIHMDSAISHQLKEQTAYTSIMGSMRVLSFIANGFYIYYPMLILLLCIATYFSLGTRCLNLLGFQQFVGDNEMTSDLIDEGKELIRREKRKRQRTEDGENRRREWKERYGNTREDTARNRNRNEAAEMTETNYSDTVPIPNTSPNRQVKYSRTGRGTERDSIELLEDAEPLDFNAETLSDNPLEADSTRHVPGRYLSMSSSRSRIFDDV; from the exons ATGAGTGGGGCAGCGCTGGGCATTGAGATAGTGGTGGTGTTCTTCCTGGCTCTGTTCCTGTTGCATCGCTATGCAGACTTCCGTAAGCAGCAGAGGATGGTGCTGTTTGGCACCTTACTGGCCTGGTACCTGTGTTTCCTCATCGTCTTCATTCTTCCTCTGGACATCAGCACG ACGATCTACAAGCAGTGTAAGATTGATCATGAAGAACATGCCTCCGTATCCCTGGTGACCGCACTGATATCCAATCAAACTGCAGGAAACTCCACCACGGCCACACCCACTAAAAG TGTTCCAAAGGTGTGTTACAAGCCGTGGAGCTACATTCCAGATGGAATCATGCCTGTGTTCTGGAGGGTTGTTTACTGGACCTCTCAGTGTCTCACCTG GCTGCTGCTGCCCTTCATGCAATCCTATGCACGCTCGGGGGGCTTCTCCATCACTGGGAAAATAAAGACGGCACTGATAGAGAATGCCATTTATTACGGCACATACCTGCTCATCTTCGGATCGCTGCTTATCTACGTGGCCGTTCACCCTCAGTGGCACCTCTCCTG gTATGAGCTCCAGACAATAGGCATCACTGCAGCCAACACCTGGGGCCTGTTCCTGCTGGTGCTGTTGCTAGGTTATGGCCTAGTAGAGATTCCGCGCTCGTATTGGAACGCCTCGCGGCAGGGTCACCTGCTCATCAAGACTTACTTCAAGGCAGCCAAGCTGATGACAGAGAAGGCTGATGCAGAGGAGAATCTAGAGGACGTCATGGAG GAAGTGAGAAAAGTCCAAGAATCCATCAAGTATAACCACCCACTGAGGAAGTACATCGATACTATTCTTAGAAAG TGCCCTGTGGAGTACCAGGAGAAGATGGGCAGAAACATGGATGACTATGAGGACTTTGATGACAAACAGAACACCTATCCTAGTGAGAAGAACCTGGTGAAGCTTCACAAACAG GTGATCTACGCAGTGCAGAGGCACAACAGGACCCATGTCCAGTGGCAGATCCTCCTGCAGCAGGCTATGCACCTGGAGGACGTGGCCAAGAATGAGACCAGCTCAGCCCACCAGTTTGTTCACAGCTTCCCCTCCACAGAACCAACTAGCTGGCTCAGCCCATACACTCCTACTGTAG AATGGTACTGGGAGTGCCTGCTGAGACAGTGGTTCTACCGGCTGCTGGCTGTGTTgctgtctctgttctctgtgggtgtggtgtggtctGAGTGCACCTTCTTCAGCACCCGGCCCGTCCTCTCACTCTTCGCTGTCTTCATCCAGCTCGCTGAGAGAGACTACAACTACTTGTATATCGAG atggcgtGCTTCATCACCATCTTCTTCCTGTGTACCTGCGTTTACTCCACTGTGTTCCGGATCCGAGTGTTCAACTACTACTACCTGGCCTCACACCACCAGACTGACGCCTACAGCCTGCAGTTCAGTGGCAT GCTGTTCTGCCGTCTGACCCCTCCTCTGTGTCTGAACTTCCTGGGTCTGATCCACATGGACTCTGCCATCTCCCATCAACTGAAGGAGCAGACGGCCTACACCTCT ATCATGGGTTCCATGAGGGTCCTATCGTTCATCGCTAATGGCTTCTATATCTACTACCCCATGCTTATATTGCTGCTCTGTATTGCTACCTACTTCAG CCTGGGTACCCGCTGTCTGAACCTCCTGGGCTTTCAGCAGTTCGTGGGAGACAATGAAATGACCTCTGACCTGATTGATGAGGGCAAGGAGCTCATTCGACGAG AGAAAAGAAAGCGCCAaaggacagaggatggagagaaccGGCGAAGG GAGTGGAAGGAGCGTTATGGTAACACTCGGGAAGACACTGCCAGGAACAGGAATAGAAATGAAGCTGCAGAAATGACGGAGACCAACTACTCTGATACTGTGCCTATCCCTAACACTAGTCCTAACAGAC AGGTGAAGTACTCTCGGACTggcagaggaacagagagagattctaTAGAACTTCTCGAGGACGCAGAGCCTTTGGACTTCAATGCAGAGACTCTTTCAGACAACCCTCTTGAAGCAGACTCCACCAG GCATGTACCAGGCAGGTACCTGTCCATGTCCTCGTCACGGAGCAGAATCTTTGATGATGTTTGA